One window of bacterium genomic DNA carries:
- the nthB gene encoding nitrile hydratase subunit beta: MNGVHDMGGTHGMGRIDREAHEPVFHAAWEGRVRAMYTAMSAWRTWNLDAFRHAIERIAPARYLAMTYYEKWFTGLVDLIVQAGLATQGEIESGRAAAGPSKVTPALTRQRAAEASLRRPHVRRDTGAPARFRAGQPVRARNIHPTGHTRLPRYVRGRSGTVERDRGVYVFPDTNAHFLGEKPQHLYSVRFAARELWGGQAAAHDAVYLDMWDDYLEPA, translated from the coding sequence GTGAACGGCGTGCACGATATGGGCGGGACGCACGGCATGGGGCGGATCGACCGGGAAGCGCACGAACCGGTGTTTCACGCCGCGTGGGAGGGCCGGGTGCGCGCCATGTACACGGCCATGTCGGCATGGCGAACCTGGAACCTCGACGCCTTTCGCCACGCGATCGAGCGGATTGCGCCGGCGCGGTACCTCGCCATGACCTATTACGAAAAATGGTTTACCGGGCTCGTCGATCTGATCGTCCAGGCCGGCCTGGCCACGCAGGGGGAAATCGAATCCGGACGGGCCGCCGCCGGGCCCTCGAAGGTCACACCCGCGCTCACGCGGCAGCGCGCCGCGGAGGCGTCGCTGAGGCGTCCCCATGTCCGGCGTGATACAGGGGCACCCGCGCGGTTTCGGGCCGGGCAGCCGGTCCGCGCGCGCAACATCCACCCGACGGGACACACGCGCCTGCCGCGTTACGTTCGCGGCAGGTCCGGCACCGTCGAACGCGATCGCGGCGTCTACGTCTTCCCGGACACCAACGCGCACTTTCTCGGCGAAAAGCCGCAGCATTTGTACTCCGTCCGCTTCGCGGCGCGCGAGTTGTGGGGCGGCCAGGCGGCCGCGCACGACGCCGTCTACCTCGACATGTGGGACGATTATCTTGAACCCGCCTGA
- a CDS encoding efflux RND transporter periplasmic adaptor subunit translates to MRLRIVPGTVGRWISRAGLLVLVGVLAGCGARAQRQSPASAASPPPAVVVTGAIQATVPVYEEVVAQTVAVQTVALRAQIAGTLEQVLFREGTEVRRGQTVFVVDQRPYMAALQSARAQLATARANLNQAREQVQLKQAQAQLAALQATLANTQVQVKRDQYLVAQHAIAQQQLDDDETAMKAAAANVEAQQAVVKNTALSTQTGIEQARAAVQQADAAVTQAQLNLAYTTVQAPVGGIISLLTVDQGNLVAVNQQLATLTAVDPIIAQMSISEVTFLKLAREAGTATGQLGQAVPAALAFQLVLPDGTVYGHPGVFRAVNNSANPQSGTILVQATFPNPERLLRAGMYARVRVRTQDRPRTVLVPQSAVQVVQGTRTVYVVGSDNSVALRTITDGGPYGPFFVVLSGVQAGERVIVEGVQKIRPGARVSPTVRPAPPLPAGS, encoded by the coding sequence ATGCGCCTTCGGATCGTGCCCGGCACTGTGGGCCGGTGGATCAGCCGGGCCGGGCTGCTGGTGCTGGTCGGCGTTCTCGCCGGGTGCGGCGCGCGCGCGCAGCGGCAGAGCCCGGCGAGCGCGGCGTCGCCGCCGCCCGCGGTCGTCGTCACCGGCGCGATCCAGGCCACCGTCCCCGTCTACGAAGAGGTCGTCGCGCAAACCGTGGCCGTCCAGACGGTGGCGCTGCGCGCGCAGATCGCGGGCACGCTCGAGCAGGTGCTGTTCAGAGAAGGCACCGAGGTCAGGCGCGGGCAGACCGTCTTCGTGGTCGACCAGCGGCCGTACATGGCGGCACTGCAGTCCGCGAGGGCGCAGCTCGCCACCGCGCGCGCGAACCTCAATCAGGCGCGCGAGCAGGTCCAGCTGAAACAGGCCCAGGCGCAGCTCGCGGCGCTCCAGGCGACGCTCGCCAACACGCAGGTCCAGGTGAAGCGCGACCAATATCTCGTCGCCCAGCACGCGATCGCCCAACAGCAGCTCGACGACGACGAGACGGCGATGAAGGCCGCCGCCGCGAACGTGGAAGCGCAGCAGGCGGTGGTCAAGAACACCGCGCTCTCGACCCAGACCGGCATCGAGCAGGCGCGGGCGGCCGTACAGCAGGCCGACGCCGCGGTCACCCAGGCGCAGCTCAACCTCGCGTACACGACCGTCCAGGCGCCCGTCGGCGGGATCATCAGCCTCCTCACCGTCGACCAGGGCAACCTCGTCGCGGTGAACCAGCAGCTCGCGACGCTCACGGCTGTGGACCCGATTATCGCGCAGATGTCGATCAGCGAGGTCACGTTCCTGAAGCTGGCGCGGGAGGCCGGGACCGCGACGGGACAACTCGGGCAGGCCGTGCCTGCCGCCCTCGCGTTCCAGCTGGTCCTGCCGGACGGCACCGTCTACGGCCACCCCGGCGTCTTCCGCGCCGTCAACAACTCCGCCAACCCGCAGTCGGGCACCATTCTGGTCCAGGCGACGTTCCCAAACCCCGAACGCCTGCTCCGCGCCGGAATGTACGCGCGCGTGCGCGTGCGTACCCAGGACCGCCCCCGCACCGTGCTGGTGCCGCAGAGCGCGGTGCAGGTCGTGCAGGGAACGCGCACCGTCTACGTCGTGGGATCCGACAATTCGGTCGCGCTGCGGACGATCACGGACGGCGGCCCCTACGGCCCGTTCTTCGTCGTGCTCAGCGGCGTCCAGGCGGGCGAGCGCGTGATCGTCGAAGGCGTCCAAAAGATCCGGCCGGGCGCCAGGGTCTCTCCCACCGTCCGGCCCGCGCCGCCGCTCCCCGCCGGGTCCTGA
- the nthA gene encoding nitrile hydratase subunit alpha translates to MDHDHHDHEHHDHGHAHQAVPSDLALRVKALESLLVEKGLVDPAALDEIVDTYERKIGPRNGARVVARAWVDPAYRQRLLADAPAAIAEMGFSPGQGEDMVVVENTPTVHNLIVCTLCSCYPWPLLGLPPVWYKSAPYRSRAVIDPRGVLREFGLELADDVEIRVWDSTAEIRYIVLPERPAGSDRLGEDELAALVTRDAMVGTAKVMPPSTEAAR, encoded by the coding sequence ATGGACCACGATCACCACGATCACGAGCACCACGACCACGGCCACGCCCACCAGGCTGTGCCGTCGGACCTCGCGCTGCGGGTGAAGGCCCTCGAGTCGCTCCTGGTCGAGAAAGGCCTGGTCGATCCCGCGGCCCTCGACGAGATCGTCGATACGTACGAGCGCAAGATCGGTCCGCGCAACGGCGCCCGGGTGGTGGCGCGCGCGTGGGTGGACCCGGCCTACCGGCAGCGGCTCCTCGCGGACGCCCCCGCCGCTATTGCCGAGATGGGCTTCAGTCCGGGGCAGGGCGAAGACATGGTCGTCGTCGAGAACACGCCCACGGTCCACAACCTGATCGTGTGCACGCTGTGTTCCTGCTACCCGTGGCCGCTCCTCGGCCTCCCGCCGGTATGGTACAAGTCGGCCCCCTACCGGTCGCGCGCCGTGATCGACCCGCGGGGCGTGCTGCGCGAGTTTGGCCTGGAACTGGCCGACGACGTGGAGATCCGGGTGTGGGACAGCACCGCCGAGATCCGCTACATCGTTCTGCCGGAACGGCCGGCCGGCAGTGACCGCCTCGGCGAGGACGAGCTGGCGGCCCTCGTGACGCGCGACGCCATGGTCGGCACGGCCAAGGTCATGCCGCCCTCCACGGAGGCGGCACGGTGA
- a CDS encoding MFS transporter, whose product MSSRYHAYPPPPGGRRNVFAALRHRNFRLFFVGQFISLIGTWMQRIAQSWLVLNLTHSPLLLGVVGALQWLPVLFFSLVGGVIADRVSKRSLLVVTQSAQMIQAFVLGGLVLTGTIQYWHVVVLACALGFTSAFDIPTRQSFVFEMVEGVDTMNAVAMNSTIFNGARLFGPAIAGIAIGTLGMGWAFIANGVSFIAVIVALLMMVVRPVEPITSGGMIDHLREGIAYVRRTPAALQVVTLVATMSVFAMNFNILVPVLAKDVLHQEAAGFGFLMSAQGIGALVGALWIASVSHLGPRPSIMLSGAAVLALAMMATAEARHFAAAAVLLAVAGGAMVTFTATANTSLQVTAPDQLRGRVMAMYAIVMGGMTPAGALVSGALAQFLGASGAFGIGGFVGMLSVLSIWRWRAASRLAAEPIAGASEGREDRRPSLAEDNFRPAPADEE is encoded by the coding sequence TTTGCCGCGCTCCGCCACCGCAATTTCCGCCTGTTCTTCGTCGGACAATTCATCTCGCTGATCGGCACGTGGATGCAGCGGATCGCCCAATCGTGGCTGGTCCTCAACCTCACCCACTCGCCGCTCCTGCTCGGCGTCGTCGGCGCCCTGCAGTGGCTGCCGGTGCTCTTCTTCTCGCTCGTCGGCGGCGTCATCGCCGACCGGGTCAGCAAACGCTCGCTGCTCGTCGTCACGCAGTCGGCCCAGATGATCCAGGCGTTCGTGCTCGGCGGGTTGGTGCTGACCGGCACGATCCAGTACTGGCATGTCGTGGTGCTGGCGTGCGCGCTCGGCTTCACCTCGGCGTTCGACATCCCCACGCGGCAGTCGTTCGTCTTCGAGATGGTCGAGGGCGTGGACACGATGAACGCCGTGGCCATGAACTCGACGATCTTCAACGGCGCCCGGCTGTTCGGGCCCGCGATCGCCGGCATCGCCATCGGCACCCTCGGGATGGGCTGGGCGTTCATCGCCAACGGAGTCAGCTTCATCGCGGTGATCGTGGCCCTGCTGATGATGGTCGTCCGGCCGGTCGAGCCCATCACCAGCGGCGGCATGATCGACCACCTGCGGGAAGGCATCGCCTACGTTCGGCGAACGCCCGCCGCCCTGCAGGTCGTGACGCTTGTCGCCACGATGAGCGTGTTTGCGATGAACTTCAACATCCTCGTGCCGGTGCTGGCGAAGGACGTGCTCCATCAGGAGGCGGCCGGCTTCGGCTTTCTGATGTCGGCCCAGGGGATCGGCGCGCTCGTCGGCGCGCTGTGGATCGCGTCGGTGAGCCACCTCGGACCGCGCCCGTCGATCATGCTCAGCGGCGCGGCGGTGCTCGCCCTCGCCATGATGGCGACCGCGGAGGCGCGCCACTTCGCCGCGGCGGCGGTGCTCCTCGCCGTCGCCGGCGGGGCGATGGTCACGTTCACGGCGACGGCCAACACGAGCCTCCAGGTCACGGCGCCCGACCAGCTGCGGGGTCGCGTGATGGCGATGTACGCGATCGTCATGGGCGGGATGACGCCGGCCGGCGCGCTGGTCTCAGGCGCGCTTGCGCAGTTCCTGGGCGCCTCGGGAGCCTTCGGCATCGGAGGGTTCGTCGGCATGCTCTCCGTATTGTCGATCTGGCGCTGGCGCGCGGCCTCGAGGCTCGCGGCGGAGCCGATCGCGGGCGCCTCGGAGGGCCGCGAGGACCGCAGGCCCTCGCTCGCGGAAGACAATTTCAGGCCGGCGCCGGCCGACGAAGAGTAG
- a CDS encoding nitrile hydratase accessory protein translates to MNPPEPGPKIAAPADRTAALPSLPRDAGGPVFAEPWQAQAFALAVRLSEQGYFTWPEWSVALAAELKAAADRGEPDDGSRYYSHWLTALERLAASKGLTDPRAMRTRKEAWAEAYRRTPHGKPVELRPADRR, encoded by the coding sequence TTGAACCCGCCTGAGCCGGGCCCCAAGATCGCCGCCCCGGCCGATCGCACGGCCGCGCTGCCGTCGCTTCCGCGGGACGCGGGCGGCCCGGTGTTCGCGGAGCCATGGCAGGCGCAGGCGTTCGCGCTCGCCGTCAGGCTCTCCGAGCAGGGGTATTTCACGTGGCCGGAGTGGTCCGTGGCGCTGGCGGCCGAGCTGAAGGCTGCCGCCGACCGCGGCGAACCGGACGACGGTTCGCGTTATTACAGCCACTGGCTCACGGCGCTCGAGCGGCTCGCCGCGTCGAAGGGTCTGACGGATCCGCGGGCGATGCGCACGCGCAAAGAAGCCTGGGCGGAGGCCTACCGCCGTACGCCGCACGGCAAACCCGTCGAACTGCGCCCGGCCGACCGCCGCTAG